One window from the genome of Amaranthus tricolor cultivar Red isolate AtriRed21 chromosome 9, ASM2621246v1, whole genome shotgun sequence encodes:
- the LOC130823372 gene encoding uncharacterized protein LOC130823372: protein MTSVSTIRGFRLIECKKDRKRLRLIIMYRLIRESDIHCKSELRVNRRTFSIICEMLKEIGGLTRTKNMSLEEIVAMFLAILKLHDHLLYKPTPILENVKMKGGNPSRYYRALDGTYINVNAHSQERGKYRTRKGTIAMNVLGVCAPNMQFIYILSGWEGSTHDVHVLRNALSRPHGFRVLRGYYYLVDGGYTNCEGFLAPYRGQRYHLKERTYKQPQTAEEYYNMKHARARNVIERCFGLLKGRWSILRSPSFFPIRTQGRIVMACCLLHNLIRKVMPTDDIEEEDLSDNDSDDDFDDEVEYITTIATSDQWTTYRNTLAQDLFNAWRARVRQGTKVFKMEVNTISQEESSRGRGKNKRFWTCQKDSMLIKYLHQLSIDSEWKGDGGFKNGYMSRLEELINSELLSCGLKAFPHIESRIKHWSEKYSALVEMLSTSGFGWDADK from the exons ATGACGAGTGTTTCTACGATTAGGGGTTTTCGCTTGATAGAATGTAAAAAAGATAGAAAAAGATTGCGCTTAATAATCATGTATCGTCTAATTAGAGAGAGTGACATACATTGCAAAAGTGAACTTCGTGTTAATAGGCGAACTTTTAGTATCATTTGTGAGATGCTTAAGGAGATTGGAGGCCTCACTCGGACAAAAAATATGTCTCTTGAAGAGATAGTTGCCATGTTTTT GGCTATACTTAAGTTGCATGATCATTTGCTTTACAAGCCCACACCAATATTAGAGAATGTGAAGATGAAAGGTGGAAACCCTTCAAGGTACTATC GAGCCTTGGATGGTACCTACATTAATGTAAATGCACATTCCCAAGAACGTGGAAAATACCGGACAAGAAAAGGTACCATTGCTATGAATGTGTTGGGTGTTTGTGCACCCAACATGCAATTTATCTATATTCTTTCGGGTTGGGAAGGCTCTACACATGATGTTCATGTCCTTCGCAATGCTCTTTCTAGGCCACATGGCTTTAGAGTTCTCAGAG gttattattATTTGGTTGATGGGGGGTATACAAATTGTGAGGGTTTTCTTGCTCCATATAGAGGGCAACGATATCATCTTAAGGAAAGGACATATAAACAACCGCAAACTGCTGAAGAGTATTACAATATGAAACATGCTCGAGCAAGAAATGTAATTGAGAGGTGTTTTGGGCTACTTAAAGGAAGATGGAGTATACTTAGAAGCCCCTCATTTTTCCCTATTCGAACTCAAGGTCGCATTGTGATGGCTTGTTGTTTACTTCACAATTTAATTAGGAAAGTAATGCCCACAGATGATATAGAGGAAGAGGATTTGAGTGATAATGATTCGGATGAcgattttgatgatgaagttgaGTACATTACTACAATTGCAACTTCTGATCAATGGACTACTTATAGAAATACGTTAGCTCAAGATTTATTTAATGCTTGGAGGGCAAGAGTTAGACAAG GTACTAAA GTATTTAAGATGGAGGTGAATACTATTAGCCAAGAGGAAAGTAGTAGAGGGAGGGGCAAGAATAAGCGCTTTTGGACGTGTCAAAAAGATTCGATgctaataaaatatttacaccAATTGTCTATTGATTCTGAGTGGAAAGGTGATGGTGGTTTTAAAAATGGTTACATGAGTAGGTTGGAAGAGTTAATTAACAGTGAGCTTCTTAGTTGTGGTTTGAAGGCTTTTCCGCACATCGAATCGAGAATCAAACATTGGTCAGAGAAGTATAGCGCACTAGTTGAGATGCTATCTACTTCAGGTTTTGGGTGGGATGCCGATAAGTAG
- the LOC130824494 gene encoding (DL)-glycerol-3-phosphatase 2-like: protein MANSNVDATPVAAKPTITHVIFDMDGLLLDTEKFYTEVQEKILARYNITFDWSLKARMMGKKAIEAARVFVEETGISNSLSAEDFLVERETMLQSMFPTSELMPGASNLIKHLHAHGVPICVATGSHKRHFELKTQSHGELFALMHHIVLGDDPEVKQGKPSPDGFLAAARRFEGGPVDPKKCLVFEDAPSGIQAAKNAGMSVVMVPDPRLDSSFHAIADQVLTSLLDFNPAEWGLPPYKKAAC from the exons ATGGCAAATTCCAATGTCGATGCCACTCCAGTTGCAGCCAAACCCACAATCACTCATGTCATATTCGATATGGATGGTCTTCTATTGG ATACTGAGAAGTTTTATACTGAAGTTCAAGAAAAAATACTCGCTAGATACAATATTACCTTTGATTGGTCTCTTAAAGCAAGAATGATGGGGAAAAAAGCAATAGAAGCTGCTAGGGTCTTTGTGGAAGAGACTGGAATAAGCAACTCTCTTTCAGCCGAAGACTTCCTTGTAGAAAGGGAGACGATGCTGCAGAGCATGTTTCCTACAAGTGAGCTTATGCCAG GTGCCAGCAACTTGATCAAGCATTTGCATGCACATGGAGTACCAATCTGTGTAGCTACTGG TTCGCATAAACGACACTTTGAGCTGAAGACTCAAAGTCATGGAGAACTGTTTGCTTTGATGCACCATATTGTCCTTGGAGATGATCCTGAAGTCAAGCAGGGGAAGCCATCTCCTGATGGGTTTTTGGCAGCTGCCAGAAGATTTGAG GGTGGACCGGTAGATCCAAAAAAATGTCTTGTATTTGAGGATGCACCATCAGGGATTCAAGCTGCTAAGAATGCTGGGAT GTCTGTGGTTATGGTTCCTGATCCAAGGCTAGACAGTTCTTTTCATGCGATTGCCGATCAAGTTCTAACATCCTTATTAGACTTTAATCCTGCTGAATGGGGCCTGCCGCCTTACAAAAAGGCAGCATGCTGA
- the LOC130824493 gene encoding caffeic acid 3-O-methyltransferase 3-like, with protein MQNTRSEINPKTSMDEEEAVQRQAMQLTRAITLPMTLKAAIDLGLLEITEKGGPDVRLSPSEITSRLVPNNNNQLFRISDMTDQILRLLSSYFIVCCHEAGQDENNTKKKW; from the coding sequence atgcaaaataCCCGATCAGAAATCAATCCCAAAACATCCATGGATGAAGAAGAAGCCGTTCAAAGACAAGCTATGCAACTAACAAGGGCAATCACGCTACCTATGACATTAAAAGCTGCCATAGATCTCGGACTACTCGAGATTACGGAGAAAGGGGGACCTGATGTCCGCCTTTCACCATCCGAGATTACATCTCGGCTAGTAcccaacaacaacaatcaattatTCCGAATATCTGATATGACGGATCAGATCCTTCGCCTGCTTAGCTCGTATTTCATTGTGTGTTGCCATGAAGCAGGACAAGATGAGaataataccaaaaaaaaatggTGA